CTACCTGGGCGGATCGGTGGCACGGGTCCAAAGTTCGAAACCGCTCTGCCAAAAGCagcggaccggaccggaccggaccgtgGTAGGCATCCTATGCAGTGTCGAGACACAGATGGAGGCAGGAAGAGGACAAGGGAGGGAAGGGGCAGGTGTCTTCGCGGCCAAGAAAAGCACACCGCAACGGGCGGAGGGAGGCAGGAACCGCCCGCTGGTGTGGGGACCCACCAAAGTCCAGTTCACCCAGACCCAGACCCAGACCCAGCTTTGCTCGCTGGGCAGCGCGGGCCAGCCGTGGCATTGCATGCATGATCTCGTCTCGTCCTCAGCTGTGACCACCTCTGCTCCCTTCTCGGCCTGCCATTGGCGATGGCCGTTGCCGTGCATCCCTTTCGCTCCTCCCCCACCATCTTTTTCCTTCCCCGGCTTCCATCGGGATTGGGATTGGGATTGGGATTGGGATTGGGGAACACGCAGACGCAGGCGACAGAGGAGAGGGTGGTGGGGTGGGGTGGGCAGAATCGCGACGCAGCTctggggcggggctccggcgatctccATGTCGGGCCTGCAAAGCCGAGTACGTACTAGAGCATATCCCAATGCATGCATGGTAGCCCCACAACCCACACGACACGACCATGACCAGGGGAGGGAACGGAGGGAGCGGGATCAAGTGTGGCCATGTGCAATagctgcatgcatgcatccatcttCTTTCTTTTCCAACCACCCAAGTTTTCACAGTGCTGCCACCTTTTGCTTTACTCTATCATCTCCCCTTGCTTCCCTTCGGTAATTTCATTTCTGTGCAATGGTTTTTACTCGTTTGGATCTCTCTTTTTGATCAGCATGCACCAAGGGAGGCAGCACCGCCAATGTGCAGCAGCCGCGTCTTCTTCTTTTTTAGACGGAACGGGGCATAACCATCTTACGAAATGCTGTTACAAAAAAACTGTACTGTAAAAAACCCATTCTAGTTTCGTAACATGGATGGATCTGCGCTATGTTACGGCAGCGAAAACTTACATCCTGTAGCAACCACAAAGACAAGTTTGTGACATGAAATTCTAGTTACAAACTTCCATCCTCACAACCATCTTACGATTTGGATCTCAACCATCCACTGCTGCTACAAACCCAAGGGATTCAGCAACATCTGTTCACTACTACTTCAGTTACTCTGAATCTTTGACGAATAACTGCAACCAAAAGACTACGAAACTGACGGTTTACTGCACGGAGGGAAAGCAGGGCAGAAATGGTCTTTGCAACTCATCAAACAGGCCTCGCAAGGGTTATTATAAACAAATTCAAAACATTTCAGTGTGGATTCAGCTAGAACATCATTTTGTATTCAACGATTTCTTCACACCCCGAAGGGCACCCCACATGACAGTTGATACAATGAAGAGTAGCACCCCGGTGCCAATGGCGTGCTTCAGACCAAGGTTCATGAGCAAGTTTACCAGCAACCCCGCAAGAACCACTCCCACCAAGTTGGCGGACAAGCCTGACCAGAAGGGCATGCCCAGGACGGACGCGATGATGGCGCCGGTCCATGCTCCCGTGCCTGGGAATGGGACGGCGACGAACAGCATGAGCCCGAGCCACTGGAACTCCTCGACGGGTGCGGCCTTCCGTCGCGCCCGCTCAAAGAGGAGGTCCATTATCCGGGTCGCCCAAGCGCTTCTCTGCGAGAGGAAGGTTGCGAGTTTCTTCAGGTAGAGGATGATGAATGGCACAGGCACCATGTTCCTGGAGAAACAAAGAGTAGATATAAAGTTCTGTGCATATATAGCATGAAACATTTTCTCAAGAGAGATGACAAGTTGCTGACACTAGAGTGACAACTGGCAATTTACATTTTAGTCAGGCCATTGTAAAATGACAGTAAAACATCATCACGGCCCTATATATCAATCACCAGGATCAAATACTACTAACATCAATGCTGAATAGCACTTGGCTTCCACATCATCTGGATTTTATGCACGCGGATGCCACATCACCTTCCTGCCCACACcctcctctctcactctctccctatCTCTACTGTCTTCTGCACGCTACAGAAATGGAAGTGCAGATTTTCTCTGAATGTTGAtgtattggagttcttctactGGGATGCGTCTTCTCTCGTGAGGTTTGGGCAGCGGTTCTGACGGCTTCGGGGAAGATAGACTGGATGCCTCACCTGAATACAGACTTGGTTGACTGGTGGAGCTCGCGAGTGACCGAGGGGCGGAGTGCCAGGGATACTCGAACAGCGGTCTTGCTTGTTGACATAGTGTTCAACAGCGCGGCTTCGTCCACGTGTGTGGTTCTTCAGAAGGTTTTGCGACGAAGCGAGGGACTGGAAGTCGGCAAAGCTACTGAGCTCTGCTCTTCCGATGAAGTTAGATGTGGGGTGGGCTGTTAGTGCGTAGTTGATTCGGGAATATTGGGCCTCCGGCTGGCTGGAGGTGTTGTAACTGGTTTCCGGTGTTGTATTGGCCACTTTGGCTTTGCTTCTTCTATGATACTGATGCATCCACTGGGATCTATCCTTGAAAAAAAATGTATTGGAATTCTGCAGGAGGTTGTCAAAGACGTTTCAAATAGAGGTGACGCTGACCTTTGTAGTAGTGAAAGGTGGGCAGTAGTTTAGTCAGGTGGTTTGGGCTTAAGAGGGAAGAGCTTGAGAGGAAGATCGACATGTTCATCTCATCCTCTCACAAACTGAATACCTGTACTCCAATGTTAGTACCATGTCCTAGTTTCTCTCAGGGGAAGGGGGCTCCTATGGCTTGTCCATATTGTAGTGCCAATTCTCCTGAAAATGCTAGCAGTGTGGTGCATTCATCTTATTGATGTCGATtcaaaagaagaaacaggtcgcttgTATAAGTTGTACTGCATTCATGCAATCCACATAACACACTGCTTCCAACCAAGAATTAATCGCATGCACGGATCTATAATGGATTGATGATCCCCAGAATTCCTCAAAAAGACAAATCAAAAGGAGAGGGGATGCAATCATCTCACTGCTATTCAGAGGTGATAGGCAAAGTCGGTGAGAAGGAGGCGATGGAGAGCTCTCACTGGTAGGCATGCTGTGCAGCTGACTTCAATACTGAGTCACCGACACAACATGGAGTTATCAGTGGGCTTTGTGTGCTGGACGGAGAGCGAAAAGGAGAGCCAGCGCGCCCAGGCAGGTAAAGTCGTGCAACATGCTCGAGCGCCTTTTCCGGGAGTGCATCAGCCAGCAGCTCTCAGATAGTCGAGGTGTGAGTGACACAGGATTGGATTCCGGGATTGGTCAGTGATGATAGGATGAGGCGGAGGGGAGGGGGGGCAGAGACAGGAgggaagagaaggaggaagaaggtgaAATACCACCCGTGTGTGCAAAACCAAGGTGAGGTGCATGCCACTCGAGCAAAACCATCAACCATGCCATTAAAGCCGTTGCCAAAAGCAGGAGGGGAGTATTGTGCCTTGTGGTCCTCTGTCTCCGGCTGTGCTGGTTATATCGCCTCTGGGCTCTGGTTGCTGCTTCCAGTTGGTGGATGCTCAATAGTCAACACAATCTTCTTGTTTGTTCACCGCGTTGTTTTCTTCGATGGAATATGAAGCTCCTTAACTGGAACATGAGAGAGTTGAACAACCCGGCCTGGAGGGGGTCGCTACAGAAATTTTTCTCAGCTAACCAGTGCAACATTTCAAGAAACTAAATTGGCTGATGTTGATATAAGTATTGTGGCTGAGGTCCTGGGCAGCAGATTTTCTGAGGACTTCTTCAGAGCGCTAATGGTACAAGAGGTGGGATCCTGGTTGCCAGCACAGATGATTTTGCTATTTCCTTCAACTATAGTGCCTCAGGCTCTCACTTTATTACTGGTACTATTACTGATCTGACCAATAATGCTGCTGTGTATGGGCCTCCGGATGACAGTGATAAGATTCTTTTTCTCAACGAGATTAAGAGAATAAAGAATAGTGTGTTGCCTGATTGGATGATTCTTGGGGACATCAATCTCAGAATGATGGGCTGATTAAAAACTTGATTGAGCATCTTGAGCTCCAGGAAATTGCTCTTAATGGAAGGAGGTTCACCTGGTCCAAGGAGAGAGAGAacacggttcattaaaaaatcgaccgTGTTAATCTTGGGAGCTGAGCCACTTGTAATATCAGTTGTCTCCGGCCTCAACTACCATTTTGCATCACTGTTCAATGGTCCTCCAGAAGATGGATCTCAAGCACTATAAAGGGTTCAGATTTGAGGCTTTGTTGGCTAAGAATGGAGGGATTCAGAGAGAAGCTGCTTCAGCCTGGGCTAAACCTGTTTGCTCGAAGGATGCTGTAAAGATTCTGCACATCAAGCTGTCAAGAACTGCTCATGCTCTGAAACTGTGATATACAAGATAAAAGAAGGAAGTGAGATTCAGAAAGGAGGTAGCCAATGAGGTGATTTTCCAGCTGGACCTTCATCACGAGGAACGTGAGCTATTTGCTAAGGAATGAATGAAACCTTCGTTTTCTCTTAAAATCGAAGCCGCCTGGCTTTGCAGCGCTTGACAGAGTGAGATGGCGTCAGAGATCTTGTATTGTGTGGATCAAATCTGGAGATTCAAACACAAAAAAGAATCACGCTAAAGCGAATGACCTGGAGGAGGAAGAATCACAATCCTGTTCTGAAAAGTCTGAAGGGTGAAGAGACGTCTGACCATGATGCTAAAGCTCAGGTGCTGCTGCATCACTTCAATTCCCTACTCAGAGAGGCTTGCCAGAGACCTTGAGGGGCTTAACTGGGATTCTTTTTTCCTGCAATTGACTGCCAACCTCTTTTGGATAGAATTGCTGGGAGGTTGAAGCCATGGAAAGGGAAAACTCATGTCCAGAAAGGGGCATCTAATGCTTATCAATTCTGTGCTGACAGTGTCACAACCTATTTCTTCACTGCTTTTCTACCGTCCAAGTGGATAATCAAAAAGATAGACAAGATATGGAGAAGTTTTTTCAGGTGTGGATAAGAGCACTGTTCCAAATATCGGTCAGTCAACTGCCGATATGGTCAGTTAACTGCTATTCAGGCCACTCCCGATATGAGAACATGCTATTCAAGCCATTAACCGGTAGGTCCAGTTAATTTGTCTAACAAGCCTATTTATCAGCTGTCAGGCCAAATTATCGACTGACCAATTAACTGCTAGGCATTTTCAGCGCAAAACTGGCCCGTTCCTACTTTTCAGTGTGCAGGTTAATGGCCTTCCAGATCGGATGCCACATCATCAGAACATCAAGGCAACAattttccttgttgctatgtagcctaggattgcatatttagacacttAGTACATTGCATGTTGCAATATAGCCTAGGATATATAGATATGGCCGTAGTTAACCTCCCGATAAATGGGTTACCGATAAATTCAGCTAAATGGCCGATTCGCCAATTAATCCCTACTCATCACCCGACCGATATGGTACCAGTTACCGACATCCTGAACATTGGATAAGAGGCGCACAGGGGCAAGTGTTTAGTAAGCTGGGTGAAACTCTGCTCGTCTAAATACTGTAGAGGATTAGCAGTGAAATATTTGGAGCACTTTAGCAGGGCATTGTGGTGAAGATGGCTATGGTTCAACTGGGACAATGTGGACAGACTTTTGAAAGGACTGCCTGTTACTTGCAATGCGACTGATCAGCAGCTCTTTGCGACCTGCACTTCGATTCACATTGGGAATGGGGaaagggcctcattctggtccgacGGTTGGCTTGATGGAGTCCCTCTGAAAGATATGGCGCCCAACTTATTCCGGTTGGCCTCTAGGAAAAGTATCTCTGTTTGTGATGGGGTCAGGGGAGGAAAGTGGATAAAGAGCCTTCTAAACTCTAAAGTGCAGTGTGTGGGTGGGGGTCAGCTATCTGAAAACCCAGACTGCATATCTTACAAGCTCACAGCCTGCAACTCTTACTCGGCGGTGTTTGCATATGATGGGCAGTTATTCGGCAAATTCATTGTAATGACCTACTGAAGATTTGGAGTGTTGAAGCTGAAGGAGAGGTGCAGTTTTAACTCTGGCTTCTCCTGCAGAACAGACTGTAGACTGCAGACAGACTGCATGTGAGAGGCTGGCTGCACAATGATGTGTGCTCCATGTGTGACCAGGTGCTGGAACCGGCGAACCATCTAATGCTAGGATGTTCTTTTGGTAAGCAAATTTGGTTTGCCCTCTCCTATCATCCTAGAGCTTCTACCATTGCCCTGAGGTCTTCCGTCGCTGGCCGGTGGAGAAACATTCACATGGAGTAAAAATCCCTAATGCCAGAAGATGGCGTCCATGGCGATTTATGTAGCCTGTCCCCTGTGGAAGGAGCGATGCCACGGGATCTTCCAAAATGCCCAGGCCTCCTCTGATGAGGACATGTGTTTAATTCATGGTGACCTTCCGTGCATAGGCCAGCTTGATCGAGAGTAATTTGCATGTATTTTTCTTTGGTTTTGAGCTATGTACAGACTTTCCCCTTCTTTAATTCAAAGCAGAACTCCTGATGTTCCTATAGAGAAACTGGCAGGGAAAGAGGTAACTATCTTTTGGGGGACTAAGGGTGAAAATTTGTTTACGTGATAAAGTGAGCATATCATATAACTTACTAACTTAGGGGCAAAAAGTAAACCTTTTCCATGCAACTACAGTAGTTGCTAACTTGCTGATTTAAGTTCCTTGATCATAATGTGCTCCCCTCAGAATCAGCTCTAATACCATGTAGGAACAGCAAGTCTGTAGTAACTAGTAAGCGATAATCAAGTGTCACTGTCTCTAAACCTTAGCAATGCACAACTAGAGAACTAGTAGCAATTAACCTGAGCAAAAACAGACAATAGCTAAGTTGTCTTGGAGATGGCCATCAGTTAAGTAGCAACCTCAGTTCCACGCACTAACTAAAATGAGTCATATATTAATATTCACTTAAGTTTGCATGTTAGGATAGATATCATTTTGCAACAGATGTATCTGCCATTTTGACTTGTGTGTGAAAGGACAGCAACACAATTTGATTTACTGTGTTGCCCTTTCTTTGGGGCTGTTCTAGTCCTTAAGGTTTAATACAAAAACAAAAATGGGGTTTATTTCAACAAGCAAAAATAAAATGCTACAGAGTCAATCCACTTCATCATTAGTTAAAAAAAGTGTTGAACACCTTGAGGAACTGACACTACTAAATCTACTAGATGAAGCATTGACACTGAGATAAGAAATGTACCCCAAAACTGCCAGGACGGTGAGCCGGACGGGGTGAAGGCGCATCCAATACCCGGCCGGAATCGCTCCCCGCAGCTCGAGCACCGGCAGTGTAGCCAGTGTGAACACGACGGCGTCGTCGGGCCAGCCGAGGCTCCGCAGGGACGCCGCCACCCGCAGCCCGAATCCGGACGCCCTGATGGagtcctccgccgccgccagggcCACGCCGCGGCAGCCGAGCagggcggcggagccgaggagcgCGCCCAGCGCCAGCCGCCCCGCGAGCGCGCCCCAATCGCGGGGCGCCTGGCCGGACTTCCCCGTCGCCTCACCGCCGCCTCGCGCCGGCGCCGCCCCTCGCGCGGCTCTGGCGACGGGAACGAGGGCTCTGCGGGGAGGCGGCGGGATTGCGGGAGGAGCGGAGGCAGGAGCCCTGAGGCAGCGGAGAGCGGGCGGCGGGGCCGCGAGGAGAGGCCTCCGTCTCCAAGATGCCGGCGGGAGAGGCGAGGGCGCGGCGGCGAGAAGTGCGGCCGCCATGGCTGTCCGGGTCGAGGGGAGAGGCTGCCGTGGCGGCCCTGGTGCTCTGCGGGGTTTGGATCGGTACGGACGGTGGTTACGAGGAGGGGCGGGGtcgtcggaggagcgcccgaggcaACTGCGGCGCCATACCACAGGACGCGACGAGAGCCGAGCCGGGTGGGAGTGGGAGTGGGACGCGATAGAAACAGAGGATTATTTTAACGGAAACTATATTAAAAGAAATCTCTTGTAAATAAACCAGGTCAAAATAAAAAAGGACAGTGCTAGCCGCCCGTCGACTGGCAGAGCGTGAGATCGTTCAGCTCCCCCGCCACTGGATCGAAGCGATGCGTGCGTTCAGGATTGGGCAGTGCTACGCGTCGGCCGGCGGATCTTTTAAAATGATCCGCGGCCTTGCGAGCCGTTGTACGAGGCGAGCCGTCCGTTTTTATATCGTAATTTCTTGCAATAATGCTTTTGTtgcgaaacctttttttcctgactTTTCTGCAACAAGAGCCCTGTTACAAAAAAACTTTTTTTCTCTAAATTTTTATAACAAGACCTCcgttgcaaaagaaaaaaaattcttctttAATTTACTATAACAAGACCCCTGTTGTAGAACTTTTTCTTCTCTATTTTTCTACAACAAGACATTTGATGCAAAACTACCTCTCTATTTTTCTGTAACAAGACTCTTGTTGCAAAACCTTCATTGCAATAGGACCCAACATCTCTAGGTTCTTTCTATGTATTCTTGCAACAAGACTATTGTTGCGAAACCTTGCAGGAACGCCGACGGCTGCAACGGAGAGAGCACCCCGTGGTCTCTGCATCACCCCATTTGTTGCAGTGTGCCTTTTCGGAACAGGTGCTCAGTTGCAAGAACTACAGTACGGAGCGCTCTGCATGGTTAGATGAGATTCCACGTATAGGTAGGAGAGATAAAAAAAATGCGGCCATTTCGTTAGAGATAAGGATGAAGGAGAGAAGCGGTGCGCTGGCCCATCAGAATGTTTTAACGTGGTGGATGTGAGAGGAAAGATCGGTCGGTTGACCACTAGCTTTTTCCTTCAGGATTGCGTTAACCGGTTCGTCATTCTCTTGTAAAAAAAACGGTTCGTCCTTCTGGATCCTCGTGCGTGGTGACCCTTTCCTACTTCAGCGCAACGCACGTTCCTTCTACTTCCCCCGCACAAACCACTGCGCTCCTGACGGTTTCCAGCCGACGTTTATGCCCCCTTTCTCCGTTGCCGAGGCTACGGGTCCTCGCCGGCCGATCCGGCGATCTGCTCCTGCTGGTTGGAAGGGTTGGCCAAGTTTGTTCTTGGGGCGTTGCATCATTGGAATAAAGTACCTCTGCTTTTCTCCCACATCGGCAACGCATTGTTGATGAGGCATACGGCCAAGAGGAGCCACAGGATGAGCTTACACTGGAATTGGGGACTGACACCCACAAGATGAGCTTACATTGGAATTGTGGACTGACACTCATCGAGGACGAAAAGCATGAGGGGAAGCTCACAAATTAAACCAGGTGGGAGAAGCTAAAATTAAGCTCAAAGGTGTCGTCACTCATGGTAAAAACTCCAATCTCAAAGGTGATATTGTATTTATGGTAATGACCTCCTAGATTTGTTTACGAAGAAGAGTACTTCCTCTCTGATTTCCATTAACAGAAATCACAATGTCTTCCCTAAAACAAACTACCAGCATCAAGTCGAAAGAAATAAACGAATGCATGATTTGAATATGGACCAAGTCTGGCTATCCCTAACTATCCATCCGAACCACAAAATATGCTAAACAACAAGCCTGCTGATTACCTAGAGAGAGGTAATAAGTTTTTTTAAGCAAACATCATTCTCATCCTGGGACAACCACACTCTGGGTCTCCAGgatgaatttttttaatttttatttaaCCAGCTAACATCAACCACAAGCTCTACCACGGATAGGTCTTTTGCAGagcaaaatactggaagaaagcaaACAAAGCTCCactagtggggggggggggtctcctTTTAGCCAGCAGCATGACCTCCTTGATGGTATACTCATCTAAAGCATGCTTATCTATTCAACAGCCAAGCAATTAGAATGCCATGGATTCATATATGGCTATTCTGCAACCGGTTGTACACAAATTTATTGTGCCCTTATGCGTCCTCGCGTGGGATCCAACTAATTTGCGGACCGCTAGGCAATCGGACTGCCAACCATGGTTGGACAGGTGTGGAACTACTTTGCGGACCGCTAGGCAATCGGTCGGCCGACCAGGGTTGGACGGGTGCGTGCTTCAGCACCTGCTTGCCCTGCGGATTGTTTTAACAAGACATTTGCTCCCATATGAAAATTAGAGGACCATCCAGTTTTATGTTCTACAAGCGAAATCATCACAATATAATAGCGCATTCCGACTTCACTTCAAAATAGCATACCAAACTAATAGCAATGGGAGGCTGCACAATGAATCAAGAACTACGCGTGTATAGACAGTGGAAAATCCCAAAATATTAAAAGATTCAACAAAGAGAAATAGAGGATTCTAGACTCGCAGTCGCACTGACAAGTCAGTGGCAGAAGGACAGTTGATATACATTTTCTTTTAGAAAAAAGATAATAATCCCGGCATCTGCAGCAGGCGATTGCATCGATGCACACAACCATTCTTTATTCATTATTCAGTGACTTGGTAAGTAAGAAGGTGCATACTAAGAGAGCTTAATTACCTGATGGCCTTTCAAGGTAGTATTTGGAGAAGACAGTTGGAAGTAGGGGCACATTaaaaaactcgcatttgtgatctttCACATCCACAGACTGCCGATTGATATATGGAGTACATGACCGCAGAGATGCATGGTTCATGTCAACCATGATCATGGAGGCCTCGCCATGAAATGCCTGCTTCCTTAACAAGCAGCACAGAGCATCTGCGTCGTCGGCGCTGAGGACTGGGTACTCGGGAAGATACCGAGGTATACCAGGATTACTCACCCAAAGACGATCCAGGTCGATCACACGATGTGGCTCCCACTTGAACCCGGAGGAGTCACCATCCATCATGTTCAAAGTCCAAATGGTGATTTTTTGGCGAGGCTGCTGCCCTTGTTGCCAGCCGATGTGCAGGTCGTTGTCAATGTGGACGAAGCGCATCTTGCCTTGGCTGATGGACACGCTTCGGTATCTCTCCCCGAAGCACTTCTCGGCACGCACCTCCGCACTGTACTCTTCTTCTCCGGGGAAAGGCACGAAgtggagcgccggggtcggggatgGGCACATGTCGGAGAAGTCGGCTAGCACGATGCCGCTGAAGTAGTCAACCCAGCACAGGAAACGGCCCTCCGAAGCGAGCACACGGTGGGTTGCCTGGAGCGCGGGGAGCCGGCCGCCGTTGCTCTGGTCCTGCGGCCGCGGGGCGTCCTTGAGGAAGACCCTCCACTTTCGTGACTTGGAGTTGAAGGCGCAGAGCTCGGCACGCATGGAATAACTGCCGGTGTCCTCTTTTTCCCTGTAGAGGATGAGGTCCGCAACGATGTAGCCGTCGTCTTGGCGCCGGAGTATGCCTGTGGTGAAGTTACTCACCAGGAACCGCCGCCTCCTGTCCTTGGTGTACAGAGGGAGCTGCTGTACCGACGGGGAAGGACCGGCGGCCGTGTAGACGAACAGGTCCGGCGGGACGATGCGGTGGCGTGTCCGGCTCGGGATGGAGACGTGGAAGAGGACGAGGTCCTTGTCGATTGCCCGGACGTAGGGATAGGCGGGCTTCCCGTAGGTGGACACGGATTTGTCCGAGTCTTCCAGCGGCCAGTGGAGATCGAGGTAAGAGGCACCCCCTTGTGGAGGAGGCGCGAGGGTGAAGGACACGTAGAAGGAGTGGCCGCTGTCCATGTCGACTTGAACGGCGGTCTTGTTCCCGCGTTGACAGCCTCACGAGCAGCGTCTAGGCCGTTGTGAAAGTGGGTGCGGCTGAGACGATCCATCATCACCCAATCGGGGAAGACGACGGTCTCCTCCTCCGGCACCGCCGCGCCTGCCTTGGCCATGGAGATCCAACAAACAGCCGCCTCCCTAACCCTATTTCACGAGAAGGGCAAGAAACAAGACCAGCTGTTCGACGAGGCCGCCTATTTGACGGAAGTTGGcgtcaaaataaaagaggccacgCCTGAAACGGCACAAAATGGGCAGCCCACTCTAGCAAACTCACTTGCGTAGTTTCTTtttgttcaactaaaataaaagagtTCCCCTCGTCAAGCTACGGTGCCATTATACATGAAATATTGGAACACTCCTCGTTTTTTGATTCTTGTACTTTTagtcatgaatttaggagctcaaatTTTGAAGCTCATAACTTAGCGAAGCATGCTTTATCTCTCGGTGGTGGCCGACATGTTTGGTTGG
Above is a window of Triticum dicoccoides isolate Atlit2015 ecotype Zavitan chromosome 5B, WEW_v2.0, whole genome shotgun sequence DNA encoding:
- the LOC119312268 gene encoding uncharacterized protein LOC119312268; its protein translation is MAAALLAAAPSPLPPASWRRRPLLAAPPPALRCLRAPASAPPAIPPPPRRALVPVARAARGAAPARGGGEATGKSGQAPRDWGALAGRLALGALLGSAALLGCRGVALAAAEDSIRASGFGLRVAASLRSLGWPDDAVVFTLATLPVLELRGAIPAGYWMRLHPVRLTVLAVLGNMVPVPFIILYLKKLATFLSQRSAWATRIMDLLFERARRKAAPVEEFQWLGLMLFVAVPFPGTGAWTGAIIASVLGMPFWSGLSANLVGVVLAGLLVNLLMNLGLKHAIGTGVLLFIVSTVMWGALRGVKKSLNTK